The following coding sequences lie in one Paracholeplasma manati genomic window:
- a CDS encoding NADH:ubiquinone reductase (Na(+)-transporting) subunit F: MNIFVPIILVGVLIVITLLLIVVDKLLGGGKEKILMINDEIIVPVKNEDTVLNTLSEQKIYLPSACGGKATCGTCKFRLIEGGGEVKPTELPFLSPVEKENGVRLSCQVKVKDDMKIEIPKQLLNAKSYKTKVVSITDQTYDIKLVKFKLLNPKVMNFKPGQFAQIVVPGIDVIRAYSIASNPANPEEIELIIRQVPNGKATTFVHKALQVGDKITLTGPFGDFYLQEQSNRDMICIAGGSGKAPIRSILYYLKDRGMNRKVKYFFGAKSKRDLYMTEEFDALQKEFPNFEYIPALSEPLPEDNWQGETGLITDVVDRLTGDLTEAEAYLCGSPGMINACIKVLNKHEIKQHNVFYDKFS, translated from the coding sequence ATGAACATATTTGTACCAATCATATTAGTTGGGGTATTGATCGTCATTACTCTATTACTCATCGTTGTCGATAAGTTACTCGGTGGCGGTAAAGAAAAGATCCTTATGATCAACGATGAAATCATCGTGCCCGTTAAAAATGAGGATACCGTTTTAAATACATTATCAGAACAAAAGATTTATTTACCGTCCGCTTGTGGTGGAAAAGCCACCTGTGGTACGTGTAAATTCCGTTTAATTGAGGGTGGTGGTGAAGTTAAACCCACCGAATTACCATTCCTTTCACCTGTTGAAAAAGAAAATGGCGTGAGATTATCCTGTCAAGTCAAAGTCAAGGACGACATGAAGATCGAAATCCCGAAGCAATTGCTCAATGCGAAATCCTATAAAACCAAAGTGGTTTCCATCACGGATCAAACCTATGACATCAAATTGGTTAAATTTAAATTATTGAATCCAAAAGTGATGAATTTTAAACCGGGTCAATTTGCACAAATTGTCGTTCCCGGCATTGATGTCATTCGTGCTTATTCTATCGCATCCAATCCGGCCAATCCTGAAGAAATCGAACTCATCATTCGCCAAGTTCCAAATGGAAAAGCGACTACGTTTGTGCACAAAGCCCTTCAAGTAGGGGATAAGATCACTTTAACAGGTCCATTTGGTGATTTCTACCTTCAAGAACAATCCAATCGCGATATGATTTGTATCGCTGGTGGTTCCGGTAAAGCTCCGATCAGAAGTATTTTGTATTACTTAAAAGACCGTGGTATGAACCGTAAAGTCAAATATTTCTTTGGTGCAAAATCGAAACGCGATTTGTATATGACTGAAGAGTTCGACGCACTTCAAAAGGAATTCCCAAATTTCGAATATATCCCTGCGTTGTCTGAACCACTGCCAGAAGACAATTGGCAAGGTGAAACGGGTTTGATCACGGATGTGGTTGACCGTTTGACCGGTGACTTGACTGAAGCTGAAGCTTATTTGTGTGGTTCACCAGGCATGATCAATGCGTGTATCAAAGTATTGAACAAGCACGAAATCAAACAACACAATGTCTTTTACGATAAATTCTCATAA
- a CDS encoding Rnf-Nqr domain containing protein, whose product MDRLIELFFATILNHNIALVYILGMCPLIAISTSVKNAKGMGIAVVLVVTLTGIINYPIYQLLKQTETTSLALLVFIITIAATVQILELLMEKFVPKLYNAFGIFLPLITVNCVVLAVSLFFVNREYTFSETAVFSFGSSLGWMLAIVLIAGLREKMAKYSDVPKGLKGKGIVFVLLGILALAFIGLTGLASI is encoded by the coding sequence ATGGACAGACTCATTGAACTGTTTTTCGCAACCATCTTAAATCACAACATCGCTTTGGTTTATATCTTAGGGATGTGTCCGTTGATTGCGATATCTACCAGCGTTAAAAATGCAAAAGGCATGGGGATTGCGGTTGTTTTGGTCGTCACCTTAACAGGGATCATCAACTATCCAATCTACCAATTGTTAAAACAAACCGAAACCACCAGTTTGGCGTTATTGGTGTTTATCATCACCATCGCGGCTACCGTTCAAATCCTTGAATTACTGATGGAAAAATTTGTCCCTAAACTATACAATGCATTTGGTATTTTCTTACCACTGATCACCGTAAACTGTGTGGTCTTGGCGGTTTCGCTCTTCTTTGTGAACCGCGAATATACCTTTAGTGAAACAGCGGTCTTCTCCTTTGGTTCTTCTTTAGGTTGGATGTTAGCCATCGTGTTGATTGCCGGATTAAGAGAAAAAATGGCGAAGTATTCTGATGTGCCAAAAGGGCTTAAAGGTAAAGGCATTGTGTTTGTCTTATTGGGCATCCTTGCGTTGGCATTCATCGGTTTAACTGGCTTGGCAAGCATATAG
- a CDS encoding Rnf-Nqr domain containing protein — MKLIRLKYKKWFNILKDGISVNNPIVVTVLGICSSLAVSNKVENAIAMGLGVTFVVMASSAFISALRKLIPGKLRMVTYMVVISTFVILVQMTLEAYFPNIAAQLGAYVGLIITNCIVMGRAEAYAVKNPVKYSLVDGFAAGMGYTFVLVVVSIIRESLAFGTILGFRVMPASFTNWSIMALAPGGFFVIALFIWGIREWLKFYESEA, encoded by the coding sequence ATGAAACTCATTCGACTTAAATATAAAAAGTGGTTTAATATCCTAAAAGACGGTATTTCCGTCAATAACCCGATAGTCGTTACTGTTTTGGGGATTTGTTCTTCCTTAGCGGTATCGAACAAAGTTGAAAATGCGATCGCGATGGGATTAGGCGTGACATTCGTTGTCATGGCATCTTCTGCCTTCATTTCTGCTTTACGCAAATTGATTCCAGGCAAATTGAGAATGGTTACTTACATGGTGGTCATTTCTACCTTTGTTATCTTGGTTCAAATGACACTTGAGGCATATTTCCCAAACATCGCTGCACAACTCGGTGCGTATGTAGGCTTAATCATCACCAACTGTATCGTTATGGGTCGTGCTGAAGCCTACGCAGTGAAAAACCCAGTGAAATATTCACTTGTGGATGGGTTCGCCGCTGGTATGGGTTATACCTTTGTCTTGGTGGTCGTTTCCATTATTCGTGAATCTCTAGCATTTGGTACCATTTTAGGATTTAGAGTCATGCCCGCGTCCTTTACCAATTGGTCGATCATGGCTTTAGCACCCGGCGGCTTCTTCGTGATTGCTTTATTTATTTGGGGCATTCGTGAATGGCTGAAGTTTTATGAAAGTGAGGCGTAA
- a CDS encoding FMN-binding protein, whose translation MKQYIRMLLFVIILGGVTSGLLVGMDLLTKDRIALNKEASLKSAILDAYDIGYNLNNIHDVFEDEIQVIQYEGEDTFYIDNRTGQISYIFSGGGVWGTIRGVITFESDFRTVVNISILEQSETPGLGGIVAERWYLDTYQGVVFATASPYIIIRHGQEDNLVNEVDAITGGTRTSEKFMEILNTTYAANKAKWDVVGV comes from the coding sequence GTGAAACAATACATCCGTATGTTATTATTCGTCATCATCTTAGGTGGTGTGACTTCAGGGTTATTGGTCGGTATGGATTTACTCACCAAAGACCGTATCGCTTTAAATAAAGAAGCGAGCCTTAAATCAGCCATTTTGGATGCCTATGATATTGGCTATAACTTGAATAATATTCATGACGTTTTTGAAGATGAAATCCAAGTGATTCAGTATGAGGGTGAAGATACCTTTTACATTGACAATCGCACAGGCCAAATCTCCTACATCTTCTCAGGTGGTGGGGTATGGGGAACCATTCGTGGGGTTATCACATTTGAAAGTGATTTTAGAACTGTCGTGAATATCAGTATTCTTGAACAATCCGAAACCCCAGGTTTAGGTGGTATTGTGGCTGAACGATGGTATTTAGATACTTATCAAGGCGTCGTTTTCGCAACCGCTTCTCCTTACATCATTATCCGACATGGTCAGGAAGACAATTTGGTTAATGAAGTGGATGCCATCACAGGTGGCACGAGAACCTCTGAAAAATTTATGGAAATCCTAAATACAACCTATGCAGCTAACAAGGCTAAATGGGATGTCGTGGGGGTGTAA
- a CDS encoding RnfABCDGE type electron transport complex subunit D, which yields METAKASSHLDVLSKRNLGIYTGFLLILLVASSIIFGLYALLIALVAILGSASVEFVFAKVRKKSLDYSLLITPLIFALIMPPTVPLWIVIIGSVFGTFFAKSLFGGLGKNVFNPALVGYIFVSISFPRYLNTQWLNPQTDVIASTTPLIQLNNNALAYNLWELLVGNVPGTLGETFRLGILVLGIALVVLKIIDWRIPLGMLGSVFVINWLGGYLFPDLFRDPVASLLVGSVLFGAFFVATDPVTAPTFGWGRLIYGIGIGAIIMVIRADAGAYPEGTAFAIVIMNAIAPLIDSYKKEPSLEVAA from the coding sequence ATGTTTTAAGCAAGCGAAACCTCGGCATTTATACAGGTTTCCTACTCATTTTACTGGTCGCATCCAGTATCATCTTTGGGCTTTACGCCTTATTAATCGCTTTGGTCGCAATCCTCGGATCAGCCTCGGTTGAATTCGTTTTTGCAAAAGTGAGAAAAAAATCATTGGATTACAGTTTACTGATCACACCATTGATTTTCGCGTTGATTATGCCACCAACTGTGCCATTATGGATCGTCATCATAGGTAGTGTGTTTGGGACATTCTTCGCTAAATCGCTATTTGGTGGATTGGGTAAAAACGTGTTTAATCCCGCACTCGTCGGATATATCTTTGTGTCCATCTCTTTCCCAAGATATTTGAACACGCAATGGTTGAACCCTCAAACCGATGTGATAGCTTCTACTACCCCACTCATCCAACTCAACAACAATGCGTTGGCTTACAATTTATGGGAATTACTCGTGGGCAATGTCCCTGGTACGTTGGGTGAAACCTTCCGATTGGGTATTTTGGTATTGGGGATTGCTTTAGTCGTGTTAAAAATCATCGATTGGCGCATCCCATTGGGTATGCTGGGGTCTGTCTTTGTCATCAACTGGTTGGGCGGATATTTATTCCCGGATTTATTCAGAGACCCAGTCGCATCCTTATTGGTAGGTAGTGTTCTATTTGGTGCGTTCTTTGTAGCCACCGACCCAGTGACCGCGCCAACATTTGGTTGGGGTCGACTCATCTATGGTATCGGTATTGGTGCCATCATCATGGTCATTCGTGCCGATGCAGGTGCGTATCCTGAAGGTACCGCATTTGCCATCGTCATCATGAATGCCATCGCACCATTGATCGATAGTTATAAAAAAGAACCTTCTTTGGAGGTAGCAGCGTGA